ACACGCAGCacagaaagagaaattttgttAGAAAGACTCAaagtcaataaataatttgatagaaatttgggtttatttttaaataacattatttacaACATATGTTTGacgttgaaaatttgaaattaataaatgacagtaaaaaatcatttttacctcTCTAATCGAGTTGCTTTCTCGGATAAAGAAAAAGTTGAGGTTGCCAAGGTACTCCTCAATCTTAGCACCAGGTACAAAGTTCAAGGGGGTAATATCAACCCCGTATCTTCCAGTTGGTGGTTCCTGTTTGacagaggaaataaataaaatacaagatCCACTACTGTAAATATTTCCCGTCTTACGTGactatttttcagcaaattggTGTAGCCGAGGTAAAAGGGCTGcttcttgctttcttttgacgcaGGGGGAGTAGCAATGGTAGCGACCTCTTCGTCCAGCTTGAAGATCATATCAGTCTCTTCCTTTCTGCTGGTCTTGGACTTGGTCGAACCCTTCAGTGGCTGCGCGATCTTGCCGAGACCGATAGCCATGCCGAGGATGGTGATCTGGATTTCGTCTGCATCAGGAAGCTCAACTTTGAATCTCAGTCTCAGCAGACCACAAGGAACCATTTTGCGCAACTTAAAGTATAAGCTCTGgaaaagcaacaaataaattggtaATTAAAAAGGTGTCTAAAAATcgactatatttttaatattagaaaaaacagcaaaattgcTAAGTATCGCAAAAATGCATGCAAAAAtcttcgttttattttcaaatattgatttttctctaGCTGTTGATATTTTCTATTTggatacaaataaattcatttgattCTTCCCCCCACCcattaatgtttttttgttCCCCAAAGAAATCAAGATGCATAATATATCTGAAGGTGAGAGTCTAAAGAAGAGCTGCgctcaatttatattttaagaatattttatccCCAAATATCACCCTTTTCtttatcaagaaaaaaactgtaaatttccCAAGTCTACTTAGATGAACATACAAGAAGCGTAATAATCGGGACAATTTACAACACAGAAGTCAATAGGGCTTCAATTTAAATGCGTAATCAATGTATTTAGaaagctatttaaattttttaagaactaACCTGTTGCAAACGCCGGATGTGTTTATTGAGAGAGGCAGAGTAAGATGAATTTTGACAGGGGTTGACTCTCGCCCTCCAAACTTGCGTGAACATTTGCAAACTGGAGACAACCTCGTAACCAGCCAATCCGGGAATAGTTTCAGTATTCACTACTTCGAACCCTTTTGGTACCGTCGATTCGATCAGCAGGTTGACCGCGTTCATGTCTTCGCCGTCATCCACCTCGATGATGCACGCATCTTTGTTGCCACTGGCCAGCTCCAGCGCGGGAAGGTCTTCGTCAGACTCTTCTGACTCAGATCCAGAGTTTGCGTCTTTCTGTTCGGTTAAACGTTATTAGAAATCAGTTTATTATGAGATCAAAGCGGCAGCTAAACCTCTTGGTTTGGCACAACGCCGTAGATTTCTCGGTTGTTCCTGCACGCATCTTGCAGTCTTTTCTGCACCTCAGTCAGAGAGAGCCTTGAATTGTTGGTCTTGCTGGCGATCAGTTTGGGAATCGGCGGAGCTGGCATTGGAGTGAGGAACAAAGCCGTGCCGGTCGCAATTCCCACAATCAGTCTGTCCCCTACTGTAACACTAACCTGCAACCCACAATGATTACTTTGCTAACTCATGTTTTGTTGTTGATTGTGAGATTTAATCGGTGATATCAAAATTGAAGTCGTTGGAGGCCTCATTAGATTAATCGTACAATGGTCCAAACATTTCAGTGGGTTAAtgttagttttaaaaacaaaaaatatgcatattgatcgttttgtatttttcctacttaatttatttttcaaccattTTCCCGGTCTCCAGATTTTTCCAATGATTATAACTGTAatagtatatatttattataaattcaccccaaattattttcttgtatttaagattataatattatattactatcaatattttcaggaaaaataggTTAAAGGCTGCTTACCCTAAGATTGAACACCGAATTCATTCCCTTGACCCGGAGCTTGTTGATGATGGCGCTGTACATGTCGTACTCTAAAAATGGAAGACTGTCGGAGATTTCTTTGGCGTTGTGCTCGCCCTTGGCGTCCTTCTTAGAGCGGCACACTTGCACCTGCACCAAGCAGCCCCTGCCCGTGATCATCGCTTCTTCAGGGGGCTCCACGGTGGTAAGCAGAACGTCAGGAACCTTTCCCTTTCTGCTCgcactttttattaaaatggacTACCGCGAGGAAAAGTGAACGCTTACTTGCATACGGCGCACCGAATCGCGTTCACAGGCATGGGAGAATTGACCAGACTGTAAGGAACGTGGCACAAGGTGCAGTGAGGAGGAATTTGGTTGCTGTGCCCATCGGTTATGTTGGTTTTCAATCTGCGGGACTGAAAGGGATTTTTTTGCTTGTGTTTTGTTGAATAGcaatagaatttatttaaatgatttttaattaaatatttatactatCTATTCTGCTGATAAGTTTACCAAAGTGATAAAATATGGTTAGACCTATTCAAtactcttcaatttttaattaattaaagctgcTCATTCAGTAATGAAAATACTTTTCAAGTCGCTATCCTTTTTGCCTACCTTCGCAAAACTGATTCAACGTCAAATGACACGAAATCCTAAAAAATCAGACGTGAAACGCCAGATTcaacaacaatttttgaatttgtaatGACCGCAGTAGCATCAAGAGCAGTTTTGTATTACAAAACTCACCTTGGAGACGTTCTCGATcagaattttagacgatttatCCTCTTTGCCTTCATCGTTTTCCTCGCTTACGTTAGAATTTTCTGACGGCTCCTTCTTGCTTGACTTGTTGCTTTTGAACTTTCGGCAGCTGATTCGGTGGCCGTCGCGGTGCTGCATGTTCACCACAGCTGCGGTGCCGGACGCGCTCAAAATGCACACGTCATCACTACAGACACgaaaaagtgaataaattattgctttgaTTCATTGTTTAAAGAAACAGTGGAGCAAAATAATTCCTAGCTCTAAAAaacgatttcaaattttattgaatgaatgaaatacgCTTATGAATATTCAATGttttaaacaatatattaCTTACAATGTGTCGTGTGGACTTTgaccataatatatataatttaagatgaattcaaattggaagagtgaaaaaattactTGATAGTCGATTCCTCCCTGTAGCCGAGGACGACATTGCATGCCAGCGCCCTGGCGTGCGACCTGACCTCCATCCGCAGCTCATGCCACCAAAGATCTCGGCTCTCAGGTTCCTCTGTGTTCCGCTCTAACAACTTCACGCTTCTAGCGCAAACCATGCCACCTTGAAACATTAGGTACATTATTTTCCCCCAACTTTcgccatttaaaaatcaagttagTACCAAATCTCGCAATGAACCCGCATGGATACTTGTTGAGAGTGAGGAAAGGGTACTCAAGCAGGTCAATGCTACTCTCCTGGTTGAGAATGGGCCTGGGGAGGCTGTGTCTGTGAAACTGACGCATGTTGTTGCCTGAGCCACCGCCACTAGTGCTACCAAAACTGTTTCCTGTAGAATAAATACACAAGTGTAAAGAACAAAGGTTTATTTTGGTGGAagaaaaatgtcttaaatGAATAATCAGAAGTATTTTATGAAGGAATTCGAGTGAAATATATGTAGTTGGTTGGTGGGTGCAGAGGATAGAGGATGATCACATAACATTTTCATTGTTTGTTGATTCAAATGATAAAAGGTCacaggaaaacaaaaaatgcagaacACTCGCATAAGCACAAAAAgatgaaatgacaaaaattgatttccctAACATTAAccttttttgcagaaaattttctgcaaaccaaaatttaaatttaaataccacGCATATTGCCAAGCGTAAATATCATTCCtaatatttttcgatttttcaaattagcatttatttttctggccATTCATGCGCAAGAAAATCATGTgtaaaaaacgagaaaaaactGACCACTGAAGATGCAAACCAAAACGCACCTTTTGGCGTGATACTCAAATCAGAGTCAGAAGACCTCCTCTGCATGTTGTTCGGGATCCTAGAGGGGGAGAGCGTGTTGGAGCCGTTCGACTGTCCAAGTCTGTGCTGCTCGTCGTCCATGAAGCTATTGTCGGCGCTGTCGGAGCCGGTGTTCGCGCCGGGCGCTGCTGATGGGAATGGAAGCCTGGAGGGGCACGAGCCTGTTACTGAGTTACGGGGCGGGGGGGTGCTAGTGGCGACACTGTTCGAGGACATGCTTCTAACTACAGAGGGACGATGGGGGGCGCCGCGAGCCGCCGCCGTAGGGGAGTGGAGGCTGGGCAAGCTGGGGTCTGTAGGGCGGAGGGCGTCGGCCAGCGCCAGCTCAGAGGCGGACGAGGCCGACGAGGCGAGTGAGTCGACGCTGGACGCGCTCTCCGACGGCAACAGGATGAACTCGATGGACGAGGTGTCCGACGACTGCGGTGACAGGCAGGATTCGGACTGCACACTACGCAGGCGCACCGACTGCGGCGACGACTCCTCCAGCACCGAGGTCAGTCCTCCGCGCAGCAGCCGCGGCACGGGGCTGGCGCTGAAGGGGTCGCTTGACGAGCGCCGGTGCCGCCGGTCGAACCGCTCAGGGTAGGCCACCTCGAACTTGGGCAGCTCTGTAACCGACCTCTTTGAAAAGCGCTTGGACAGGGCGATGCGCAGGCTGCGCGCCAGGCCCTTGAGCGAGCGCGGATTTGCTTTTGGCCGGTTCTGCGGCGCCGGAAGGTGCAGCGACACCAGGTCGATGGCGCTGATGGCCTCGCCGTACGACGGCTGCCGCCGGTAGGGACTGCCGCTCCCGGGGGCGACGGGGTGGGGGTTGATCGGACTGGTGGGGGACACACCGGCCGAGCCGGTCGGCGTCGGCGGGATGATGAGAAGGTGCGGCGGCTGCGGTTTGATTAGCGACAGAGTGGACATGCTCAGCGCGCTGCTGCTGGGTCTCAACAGGCAGCTGCACGAAGAGCAGCCCTTTAGAGGGCCGAGCAGCACGGGCACGGGTTCAAAGCTGCTTTGGTTAGCGTTAgcaaaaaacacacacgcacacgcgcGGGAAATGAAGAAGTGCGGGGAAACAGAAAAGAGGAAAGTGAAATTAGAAAAGTTGACCATTTGATTTCGGCGTCTGCGCTTTTTGCGAGCAGACGGTTGATTGCGTGTGTGCACAAGGAAACTGCAGAGCAGAGAGGAAACAAGAAACGGAAAGAAATGTGCGACAGCGCCCCTTGCCCGCAAGCAGATAATTTGCTACTTGCGTAACTAGTTAATGTTTGAAGCCAATTTCTACAAGTTACAGGCATTCCCGGTTCAATTctgttgtgaaatttagaacaGTTGGAAAATTACTAGAAATATGGTAATCCGTCTGGCCCTTCACAATACCACAATTTTATGTCACATTGAACCCCACTCCGTGACTGTGAGAGGcccaaaaagggaaaatatatCCTGCGTCTCACCCTCCCTAAGACACAAATTTCCTCCTAAATCCCCAGCCCAAAAATCTCTTCCTACTAACCCTTTGGAAACCATCAGGGTGCTCAAGTTACGCCCTGATGTGCCTAAAATCTCGTTCTAGACGATATCAAAACTCTCGTGGAAACACCTAAATAGAAATCTGTTTTGCATTACACGATTTCTTCCGCTTAACtgatctaaaaatttcagcatacacaaatttaaaagtcagcAGAATTGAAGCTGAAATAAACCTTTAACTTGCAAAAATACGGTGGCACCACCTGTTGATGACTTCAAACAATAACAAATTGCGCAAAGAATTGATCAAGTTGTATTTTACGCTTACTCATCGAGCGTTGTGCCTGGCGACGCGTCTAACTGGGACACCAGAGTGACGGCTGTCCCAATGCCCCTGGCCACTATTCCTGACTCGCCTTCCAGGTCAAATCGAAGTCGGTATCttcaattcataaattttataacaatcTTCAACAGCAACAAATACATTTACCCAATTACAGCATTGGCCCCCATTTCTAGAGCCTTCAGTCCAACCCTTCTCTTCACCTCGCCAGAGAGCTTGAAGAACAAGGTCTGCCTTGCTTCGTTAGTGGCTCTTGGCGTGCGAATTTTGTCAAGCCACTCATACTCAGGGTCTTCAGTCAGAATCAACTCCTCGACAAATCCGTGAATGAACAGGGCGTGCAATCCAGACGGGACCCCGGCAGCTGAAGCACacacagtaaaaataatcaaataaaatcataagaAACCCTTTTCCTTTGCTCACTGCAGAAGAACTTGATCCCGTGTGAAGAGTCTCTAAATTTGTTGGTGTCTGAGAAGAGCTCAATTTTGACGATGACCTGCACCTCTCCCCTGATACCATGCATGGTGTCGTAGACAGGGAACCAGCCGCCATAGGTGGCTGCACCCCCAAGCATTGGGGCCCGCACCTTAGATGAGGTCGAAGACGGCGGAATGATGTCGGCCGAGTCGATCGAGTTGTGGAGCAAAGGGTTCAGGTCAATGTACACTTTGCCGATGGCATCATTGGCTGAGTAGACGTCGTAGTCCATCAGCCTGATCTGCAGTGGTTCGTCCTGCAGCTCTGTGTCATCCacctgaaaatcaaataagtTTTTAGAAGCTatagataaatataaaaaatggcgaaataaatcatatttctCAAAGGctcttgattttttacaatcaCTTTGAAGCAATTAACGCGAAAATTGATAGAGTTCCAGAGATTATGCAGTTTAAGATTTAATGTCAAGTGAGTGtgtaaaaacataattatccCTGTATTTAGAATAATCATACcccaaaatacaaattaatgaaaattattatttttggcgaatgtttattttttgtcttgggGCGCACCTCGAAACGATGCCACTCCTCCTGCCACTGCGGATTGAGCGACTTTCTGCAGACGTCAGTCTTATGCGTGATGTTTGCCATCTTGATCTCGACATAGGCGTCCGTGGTGTCCGCGGACCTGTCCATCACGGGCAGGTTGCGCCCGGCGATGATCTTCACCTTCACTTTGCCAGGCATGCTACTGCGCTTCCTCAGCTCGGTCTGCGCCTGAAAACGGCAACGATCAGCATCAGCACGCGTGAAAGCACCCCACGTGACTCACCCAAGGGTTCACATCGGACACCAGGACGTCCGGATCGGCTGTTGCGAAGCGAGAATCAAACGAACGATCACCGATTTATTTACGTCCCTCGCACGGTCATTGATTTGTCTCGGTTGTCTCACTCTCGCGGTTAATTTTAGAACCGGTTGTTCATAGGCACTACACGCAAGTGATGGAATGCAATCGGCAATGGAGGCGGTTGCTACCGGtatagtttgaaaattttggctgCTTTTGGCGCACATCCAAAATCGTCAGCGCTCATTAGCTTTTGGTTTGCACCCGTCACAGCGAACCGTCGGCTGTTTTCAAAGGCTATACAGACGTCGGATTGTGGAGCTGGCTGGTTAGGCCGTCATAAAAGCGGATGAATATCGTCTCTGCTGATTTTGAAGCGTCAGCCCGAATTCAAAGGCTACGCCCCTGCAGCCCGTCATGGTTATGCACCCTGCTCGACACTCCAGCCAAGCACGATGCATACTCTCGATATTTTAATCGTTTAAAGGGTGCCGGAATAtgagctgacaatgagagttATTTCCAGAATAGCAAGCTTGAAAATATCGAAGATATTTGCAATGATAACCTGAAGGTGAATTAGTTTAACTATTTCTAATGACTCATtgcttcatttaattaattttgcacggttaaaatggttaaattatttagatgcCTACTGCCGAGATCAGTTTTTTTAACCTTGatctttttattcattccaaaccattttgtttattttaaattttcaaggtcCAAGCCTCTTCCTTGACTCAGCTCACTCATAGCTATTTTTGTATATCAAgctttttgaaagaaaaataaatactaagCTTATAATTTCACGGCACGTggaaaaaggttttatttacattctaattaaatttttaataaaaatacgcCTTTAAATGCTTGGAAAGTATGTTTGGCAAAGTTCACCATGGACCTGTATttatagaattatttttatcaattttctctTATTGAAATACAATAAGCAaatgatgtaaaatttatatctatttttattttgtaatcatgtatctttatttaaatgttgttaatattatttttaaatattttgttaaaatattttaataatttcctcaTTTGTGATGtccaaaaagcacaaaaacagCTTTCGTCTTGTTGTGTCACTAGAAGCGTTTAGCCAACATTTAgaaagtaaaatcaaaatcactGTTTGCACGCACTCTCTGCCAATTGTGTGTCGCAGGCGTGCATATGCgtacattttatataatttacgAAGTGCGCTCACCTGATAAGATATGCAGCAGTGCGTCCAGCGCGGGCGTTATCAGCAGCTTTTGCTCCACACGGTGCCACCGATAAGGAGACAAATGCGAGTGTGTCCATGCCGAAAGCAACAGTGTTATCCACGAAAGCGCCATGGATAATCCGTGCTGAAAATCaggaaaagtaaattttcggTTTATACAGTTCACCGTCGGGATTTTGATCGAgtttgttaatattatttacgaGCAGTGATGCGATCGAAGAACAGCGGCAAGGCGAAGGAAGTGGTGCGTCTCAAGTCGGAGGACATCGGCGCACCCTTGAATTTCAGTCATGTTGTGCACGTTGCGCCCCGGCCTTTGGTCTCTGTCAACCTGGAAGACCCACACATCCAAGCCTTTTTGAAGCAGGTAATgaattttgtagaaataaaaatatgattatacTTGTAAGATAAGATgagtttttttacaataaaaatattcgacTTAAAAATCAAGGTACCTCTTCTTCTTGTTGCTTGAAattcatcttttttttaattatttcccttcTTCTTGTGCGAAGTTTCGTCTTTATTTTATCACTGAGAAGCGTCAGATGTTTATCATTTCATCATTAAGGGCACTCCTTCCTCCTCCATtctaaatgtttttgtttgcttttcgcGCAGGCTGGAGTGACTGAGGACCAATTATCGAATTTGGCTGTTTACGAGACTATTGTCAACTTCATTCAAGTGCACGGCGTTGAAAATGTGAAGAAAGAGGTGGATGAGGCTGCGAGCGATGTGGTCGACGCGCCCGAAGATAACAAAAGTACGACgagtttttcaataaatagtgaatcattattttatgcgTTTACAATTTGCAGGCGGAGCGAGGCAGCAGGAAGTCGAGGGCGGAAACGCGAGACAAGATGCAAGCTCCAGTTTCTTATCAAGGCTGCTTTTCAGAGGAAGGAAAAAGTCGAACGTTGATAGTGCGGGCGTTGTCGTGGATGAGAGCAAAGAGGAAATCAGGGAGGCGGCGAGTCACCGAATTGAGGTGGAAACAGTCGAGGCTGTCGAGAAGGAAATCGACGAAGGCGAAAAACTGCTGGAACACGGAGAAGAAGAATTTGGAGAAgtgaagaaaaggaaaaagcgaTTCTCGTTCATGAAGAAGGATGCAGACGCGACGCAGGAGGAGCAGAAGAGCGAGGAGAGTAAAGGATCGTTCTTTAGCCGGCACTGGGGAAAAAATAAGCAGGAGGACACGGATGAAACGAAAAAGCCCAAAGCCGAGGAAGTGCCGCCGGCTGAGCCAAAGAAGTCCGccgggattttcaagttgaatttgaaaaagacgAGAGCAAGTAGCAGCAGTTCGAGTGCGAGCGACATCGAAGAGACGATAAATCTAAAGCCGGA
The nucleotide sequence above comes from Cloeon dipterum chromosome X, ieCloDipt1.1, whole genome shotgun sequence. Encoded proteins:
- the LOC135945887 gene encoding C2 domain-containing protein 5 isoform X1; the protein is MPGKVKVKIIAGRNLPVMDRSADTTDAYVEIKMANITHKTDVCRKSLNPQWQEEWHRFEVDDTELQDEPLQIRLMDYDVYSANDAIGKVYIDLNPLLHNSIDSADIIPPSSTSSKVRAPMLGGAATYGGWFPVYDTMHGIRGEVQVIVKIELFSDTNKFRDSSHGIKFFCTAGVPSGLHALFIHGFVEELILTEDPEYEWLDKIRTPRATNEARQTLFFKLSGEVKRRVGLKALEMGANAVIGYRLRFDLEGESGIVARGIGTAVTLVSQLDASPGTTLDDSFEPVPVLLGPLKGCSSCSCLLRPSSSALSMSTLSLIKPQPPHLLIIPPTPTGSAGVSPTSPINPHPVAPGSGSPYRRQPSYGEAISAIDLVSLHLPAPQNRPKANPRSLKGLARSLRIALSKRFSKRSVTELPKFEVAYPERFDRRHRRSSSDPFSASPVPRLLRGGLTSVLEESSPQSVRLRSVQSESCLSPQSSDTSSIEFILLPSESASSVDSLASSASSASELALADALRPTDPSLPSLHSPTAAARGAPHRPSVVRSMSSNSVATSTPPPRNSVTGSCPSRLPFPSAAPGANTGSDSADNSFMDDEQHRLGQSNGSNTLSPSRIPNNMQRRSSDSDLSITPKGNSFGSTSGGGSGNNMRQFHRHSLPRPILNQESSIDLLEYPFLTLNKYPCGFIARFGGMVCARSVKLLERNTEEPESRDLWWHELRMEVRSHARALACNVVLGYREESTINDDVCILSASGTAAVVNMQHRDGHRISCRKFKSNKSSKKEPSENSNVSEENDEGKEDKSSKILIENVSKSRRLKTNITDGHSNQIPPHCTLCHVPYSLVNSPMPVNAIRCAVCKKGKVPDVLLTTVEPPEEAMITGRGCLVQVQVCRSKKDAKGEHNAKEISDSLPFLEYDMYSAIINKLRVKGMNSVFNLRVSVTVGDRLIVGIATGTALFLTPMPAPPIPKLIASKTNNSRLSLTEVQKRLQDACRNNREIYGVVPNQEKDANSGSESEESDEDLPALELASGNKDACIIEVDDGEDMNAVNLLIESTVPKGFEVVNTETIPGLAGYEVVSSLQMFTQVWRARVNPCQNSSYSASLNKHIRRLQQSLYFKLRKMVPCGLLRLRFKVELPDADEIQITILGMAIGLGKIAQPLKGSTKSKTSRKEETDMIFKLDEEVATIATPPASKESKKQPFYLGYTNLLKNSHEPPTGRYGVDITPLNFVPGAKIEEYLGNLNFFFIRESNSIREIGGYCNFVHGFINELLAIVRAHITALGGNAMVSYYMNEFTLLSAAHKNQGQCLIQVGGDAVRVSYSGDK
- the LOC135945887 gene encoding C2 domain-containing protein 5 isoform X2: MPGKVKVKIIAGRNLPVMDRSADTTDAYVEIKMANITHKTDVCRKSLNPQWQEEWHRFEVDDTELQDEPLQIRLMDYDVYSANDAIGKVYIDLNPLLHNSIDSADIIPPSSTSSKVRAPMLGGAATYGGWFPVYDTMHGIRGEVQVIVKIELFSDTNKFRDSSHGIKFFCTAGVPSGLHALFIHGFVEELILTEDPEYEWLDKIRTPRATNEARQTLFFKLSGEVKRRVGLKALEMGANAVIGYRLRFDLEGESGIVARGIGTAVTLVSQLDASPGTTLDDFEPVPVLLGPLKGCSSCSCLLRPSSSALSMSTLSLIKPQPPHLLIIPPTPTGSAGVSPTSPINPHPVAPGSGSPYRRQPSYGEAISAIDLVSLHLPAPQNRPKANPRSLKGLARSLRIALSKRFSKRSVTELPKFEVAYPERFDRRHRRSSSDPFSASPVPRLLRGGLTSVLEESSPQSVRLRSVQSESCLSPQSSDTSSIEFILLPSESASSVDSLASSASSASELALADALRPTDPSLPSLHSPTAAARGAPHRPSVVRSMSSNSVATSTPPPRNSVTGSCPSRLPFPSAAPGANTGSDSADNSFMDDEQHRLGQSNGSNTLSPSRIPNNMQRRSSDSDLSITPKGNSFGSTSGGGSGNNMRQFHRHSLPRPILNQESSIDLLEYPFLTLNKYPCGFIARFGGMVCARSVKLLERNTEEPESRDLWWHELRMEVRSHARALACNVVLGYREESTINDDVCILSASGTAAVVNMQHRDGHRISCRKFKSNKSSKKEPSENSNVSEENDEGKEDKSSKILIENVSKSRRLKTNITDGHSNQIPPHCTLCHVPYSLVNSPMPVNAIRCAVCKKGKVPDVLLTTVEPPEEAMITGRGCLVQVQVCRSKKDAKGEHNAKEISDSLPFLEYDMYSAIINKLRVKGMNSVFNLRVSVTVGDRLIVGIATGTALFLTPMPAPPIPKLIASKTNNSRLSLTEVQKRLQDACRNNREIYGVVPNQEKDANSGSESEESDEDLPALELASGNKDACIIEVDDGEDMNAVNLLIESTVPKGFEVVNTETIPGLAGYEVVSSLQMFTQVWRARVNPCQNSSYSASLNKHIRRLQQSLYFKLRKMVPCGLLRLRFKVELPDADEIQITILGMAIGLGKIAQPLKGSTKSKTSRKEETDMIFKLDEEVATIATPPASKESKKQPFYLGYTNLLKNSHEPPTGRYGVDITPLNFVPGAKIEEYLGNLNFFFIRESNSIREIGGYCNFVHGFINELLAIVRAHITALGGNAMVSYYMNEFTLLSAAHKNQGQCLIQVGGDAVRVSYSGDK
- the LOC135945887 gene encoding C2 domain-containing protein 5 isoform X3 → MPGKVKVKIIAGRNLPVMDRSADTTDAYVEIKMANITHKTDVCRKSLNPQWQEEWHRFEVDDTELQDEPLQIRLMDYDVYSANDAIGKVYIDLNPLLHNSIDSADIIPPSSTSSKVRAPMLGGAATYGGWFPVYDTMHGIRGEVQVIVKIELFSDTNKFRDSSHGIKFFCTAGVPSGLHALFIHGFVEELILTEDPEYEWLDKIRTPRATNEARQTLFFKLSGEVKRRVGLKALEMGANAVIGYRLRFDLEGESGIVARGIGTAVTLVSQLDASPGTTLDELPFPSAAPGANTGSDSADNSFMDDEQHRLGQSNGSNTLSPSRIPNNMQRRSSDSDLSITPKGNSFGSTSGGGSGNNMRQFHRHSLPRPILNQESSIDLLEYPFLTLNKYPCGFIARFGGMVCARSVKLLERNTEEPESRDLWWHELRMEVRSHARALACNVVLGYREESTINDDVCILSASGTAAVVNMQHRDGHRISCRKFKSNKSSKKEPSENSNVSEENDEGKEDKSSKILIENVSKSRRLKTNITDGHSNQIPPHCTLCHVPYSLVNSPMPVNAIRCAVCKKGKVPDVLLTTVEPPEEAMITGRGCLVQVQVCRSKKDAKGEHNAKEISDSLPFLEYDMYSAIINKLRVKGMNSVFNLRVSVTVGDRLIVGIATGTALFLTPMPAPPIPKLIASKTNNSRLSLTEVQKRLQDACRNNREIYGVVPNQEKDANSGSESEESDEDLPALELASGNKDACIIEVDDGEDMNAVNLLIESTVPKGFEVVNTETIPGLAGYEVVSSLQMFTQVWRARVNPCQNSSYSASLNKHIRRLQQSLYFKLRKMVPCGLLRLRFKVELPDADEIQITILGMAIGLGKIAQPLKGSTKSKTSRKEETDMIFKLDEEVATIATPPASKESKKQPFYLGYTNLLKNSHEPPTGRYGVDITPLNFVPGAKIEEYLGNLNFFFIRESNSIREIGGYCNFVHGFINELLAIVRAHITALGGNAMVSYYMNEFTLLSAAHKNQGQCLIQVGGDAVRVSYSGDK